From the genome of Brienomyrus brachyistius isolate T26 chromosome 8, BBRACH_0.4, whole genome shotgun sequence, one region includes:
- the LOC125747060 gene encoding uncharacterized protein LOC125747060, whose protein sequence is MAALDERFGKPHQLALKKIATVMDLPDVRRGDTSTFERFALQINALVSMLKTLGPEGEAELRCGSNVARLLTKLPPDMRANFRRHAYKPLGAVHTLGDLAEWLQYECHCQGYDGLTKGTVVESSRDRRDRRREDKPPRRTATILHGTEEVMDKAAELVHTRPPKPKKPSSRSYCPYCDSPEHFLSQCSTFMTFTKEQKFNWLQSNKRCWRCGRTHQAAQCTLKKPCSICQRTHLQILHDVNDRTAREGSCLVSSAGDTLYLNRPPEGSKVLLKVIRVILSNGNKKLDTFAVLDDGSERTMLLPAAAHQLGLKGHPEDLSLRTIRQDIQVLHGAAVSFQVASAVLPQKRFQIHNAFTAAQLGLAQHSYPITTLQERYRYLKGLPLQPFHKANPLLLIGADHPHLVTPIEPVRLGPRGGPAAVKTRLGWTLQGPAKALDLESHSQECLFTSLSSDTAELLRNVEKLWEMDTLPYRNEKLLTRSKEDQEAVYLLESRTTRVEVDGTYRYATPLLRRKGMPLFQAPAEAVLPLLRTTERRLAKNPNQAAVYRAEITKLVEAGYIAKLPPEAVRSKEESWYLPHHMVQHNGKYRVVFNCSFLYKGLNLNKALLPGPQLSSSLLGVLLRFREHAVAVSGDIRSMFHQIRLLPEDKPILRFAWRDLKSERAPDIYEWQVLPFGTTCSPCCASYALQKHVLDHSEPGDSVRVAVMKSFYVDNCIQSVSSPEEAKDLVEQLRILLSTGGFDIRQWASNVAAAVSHLPKEARAESTELWLSYDKVDTPEPALGLHWHCSSDTLRYKHRLVKYTEPTMRNIYRILASQYDPLGFLIPFTTRAKVLVQQLWAKPRQWDDPLLPEDLLCAWRKWEEELKQIPEVSIPRCYTSQSLNHPEVKRSLHIFCDASERAYGSVAYLRSEDNCGHVEVAFLMARSRVAPKKQQSMPRLELCAALTGAQLLRVLENELTLHIQDKTLWTDSTTVLSWLQSESCRFKVFVGTRISEILEITDDKSWRYVDTASNPADDITRGKRLSELTTSTRWSNGPPFLLQHPDKWPVAPITNPPEVTEELRRVVFCGITGATSNPPVPNPEQFDSWQGLVEATAQHLIKTASPERSLTAETYIEAEHLLYSRAQQESFPEEFQFLKAGKPVPPSSRLLTLSSEFDENHTIIRVGGRLRKAQELEDTIVHPIVMDPKHPVTRLLIKDYDHRLCHPGPGRVFAEMRRSLWILRGREAIKRHQRTCIGCQRWRAKATPPRMADLPPARLRLFKPAFHSTGVDCFGPLTVKLGRRQEKRWGIIYKCLTTRAVHLDLLPSIDTDAFLMSMRRFVARRGTPAELYSDQGTNFRGGERELKEAFQLMGPELRHQLAKQKISFHFNPPASPHFGGAWEREVRSVKVALRSALGSQTVTEEVLATVLIEVEAILNAKPLGYTSSSILDPDPITPNHLLMGRPDGSLPQVVYPAAELLSRRRWRHSQVLADRFWTAFIKDYLPTLQYRQKWHSLVPTLAVGSVVMVVDHQLPRGDWPIGQVTKVFPGSDGQVRTVEVKIKDRVYTRPVVKLIVLPELPSDEESRPSTI, encoded by the coding sequence ATGGCAGCCTTAGATGAGCGCTTCGGCAAGCCACACCAATTAGCGCTGAAGAAGATAGCGACAGTGATGGACCTACCAGACGTACGCCGTGGTGACACAAGTACATTTGAGAGGTTTGCCCTCCAGATCAATGCTCTTGTGAGTATGCTCAAAACCCTTGGTCCAGAAGGTGAAGCTGAGCTGAGGTGTGGGTCAAATGTAGCTCGCCTGCTGACTAAGTTACCCCCAGACATGCGAGCTAATTTTCGCCGGCATGCGTACAAGCCACTAGGAGCTGTACACACTTTAGGCGACCTTGCAGAGTGGCTGCAATATGAGTGTCACTGTCAGGGTTATGACGGGCTGACTAAAGGGACGGTGGTCGAATCATCTCGGGACAGGAGAGATCGACGCAGAGAAGATAAACCGCCGAGAAGAACAGCCACCATTTTACATGGAACTGAAGAGGTCATGGATAAAGCCGCAGAGCTGGTGCACACTCGGCCACCCAAACCAAAGAAACCTAGCTCAAGGTCCTACTGCCCATACTGTGACAGTCCCGAGCATTTCCTCAGCCAGTGTTCCACATTCATGACGTTCACTAAAGAGCAGAAATTTAACTGGCTGCAGAGCAATAAACGctgttggcggtgtggcagaaCTCACCAGGCAGCTCAGTGTACCCTCAAGAAGCCCTGCAGCATCTGTCAGAGGACACATCTACAGATCCTTCACGATGTGAACGACAGAACCGCTAGGGAGGGATCCTGCCTTGTAAGCTCTGCCGGAGACACTCTTTACCTGAATCGACCTCCAGAAGGGAGTAAAGTCCTACTAAAGGTTATCAGAGTTATTCTGAGTAACGGGAACAAGAAACTGGATACCTTCGCTGTGCTGGATGATGGATCAGAACGCACGATGTTGCTTCCAGCAGCCGCCCACCAGTTAGGGTTGAAGGGTCATCCAGAGGACTTAAGCCTACGTACCATCCGCCAAGACATCCAAGTCCTGCATGGGGCAGCAGTTTCATTCCAGGTTGCTTCCGCTGTGCTACCCCAGAAACGCTTCCAAATTCATAACGCCTTTACTGCAGCACAACTTGGCCTAGCTCAACATTCCTACCCCATCACCACTCTTCAGGAAAGGTACAGGTACCTGAAAGGTTTGCCACTGCAACCCTTCCACAAGGCAAATCCACTTTTGCTTATTGGAGCTGACCATCCCCATTTAGTCACTCCTATAGAGCCAGTGCGTCTTGGGCCAAGAGGAGGGCCAGCAGCAGTCAAGACGAGGCTAGGATGGACACTGCAAGGCCCAGCTAAAGCCTTAGATTTGGAGTCCCATTCGCAAGAATGTCTCTTCACCAGCTTGAGTTCAGACACAGCTGAGCTGCTTCGTAATGTGGAGAAGTTATGGGAAATGGATACATTACCTTATCGGAATGAAAAGCTGTTAACCCGTTCTAAGGAAGACCAGGAAGCAGTTTATCTCCTGGAATCTAGGACCACCCGTGTTGAGGTTGATGGCACATACAGATATGCTACCCCACTCTTACGCCGCAAGGGTATGCCCTTATTCCAAGCTCCTGCAGAAGCCGTTCTACCACTCCTGAGAACTACAGAAAGGCGTCTTGCTAAGAATCCTAACCAAGCAGCAGTCTATCGTGCTGAAATAACCAAGCTAGTGGAAGCAGGCTACATAGCAAAGTTACCACCTGAGGCAGTGAGAAGCAAGGAAGAGAGCTGGTACTTACCGCACCACATGGTACAACACAATGGAAAGTACAGGGTAGTTTTTAACTGCTCATTCCTGTACAAGGGCCTGAATTTAAACAAAGCTCTGTTACCTGGTCCTCAGTTGAGTTCGTCATTGCTTGGAGTGCTGCTCCGGTTTAGAGAGCATGCTGTCGCAGTCAGTGGTGACATCCGCAGCATGTTTCACCAGATCCGACTTCTACCAGAAGATAAGCCAATCCTTCGTTTCGCATGGCGAGATCTAAAAAGCGAGCGAGCTCCTGACATCTATGAATGGCAAGTGCTTCCATTTGGAACCACATGCAGTCCATGCTGTGCTAGTTATGCGCTGCAAAAGCATGTTCTGGACCATAGTGAGCCTGGTGACAGTGTCCGTGTAGCAGTGATGAAGAGTTTCTACGTAGATAACTGCATACAGAGTGTATCCTCACCAGAAGAAGCCAAGGACCTGGTCGAGCAGCTACGCATACTCCTCTCAACAGGAGGATTTGACATCCGTCAATGGGCAAGCAATGTGGCTGCAGCGGTGAGTCATCTCCCGAAGGAGGCACGCGCAGAAAGCACAGAGCTTTGGTTGTCATACGATAAAGTTGACACCCCTGAACCAGCATTAGGCCTTCATTGGCACTGCTCTTCAGACACCTTAAGGTATAAGCATCGCTTAGTGAAGTACACAGAGCCCACTATGAGGAATATCTACCGGATATTAGCTAGTCAGTATGACCCTCTGGGCTTCCTGATTCCGTTTACCACTAGGGCTAAGGTGCTAGTACAGCAACTGTGGGCTAAACCCAGACAATGGGATGACCCACTCCTCCCAGAAGATCTCCTGTGTGCATGGCGGAAATGGGAGGAAGAACTTAAGCAGATACCTGAGGTCTCTATCCCAAGATGTTACACATCCCAGAGCCTGAATCATCCTGAAGTGAAGAGAAGTCTTCATatcttttgtgatgcatcagagcGTGCATATGGATCAGTGGCATACCTGAGATCAGAGGATAACTGTGGCCATGTAGAAGTAGCTTTCCTTATGGCCAGATCCCGGGTTGCACCAAAGAAACAGCAGTCCATGCCGAGGCTGGAGCTATGTGCTGCACTCACGGGAGCACAGCTCCTCAGAGTACTGGAGAATGAGCTCACTCTGCACATCCAGGATAAAACCCTGTGGACAGACTCAACAACAGTGCTGAGTTGGTTGCAATCAGAGTCTTGTCGGTTTAAAGTCTTTGTAGGGACTAGAATCTCTGAGATCCTGGAGATAACAGATGATAAGTCCTGGAGGTACGTTGACACAGCTTCGAACCCTGCAGATGACATCACGAGGGGTAAGCGACTCTCTGAATTGACTACATCCACTAGATGGAGCAACGGACCACCCTTCCTACTCCAGCATCCAGATAAGTGGCCAGTAGCGCCTATCACAAACCCACCTGAGGTCACTGAAGAGCTGCGGCGGGTCGTCTTCTGTGGAATTACTGGTGCCACGTCTAATCCACCTGTACCTAACCCGGAGCAGTTTGATTCATGGCAAGGCCTGGTGGAGGCTACAGCCCAGCATTTAATTAAGACAGCCTCCCCTGAGCGCTCCCTTACAGCAGAGACTTACATAGAGGCGGAGCACCTCTTATACAGTAGAGCTCAACAGGAGAGTTTCCCGGAAGAATTCCAATTCTTAAAGGCCGGCAAGCCAGTACCCCCTAGCAGTCGTCTGCTCACCCTTTCTTCAGAGTTTGATGAGAACCACACAATCATCAGAGTAGGTGGTCGATTACGGAAAGCGCAAGAATTAGAAGATACTATTGTACATCCTATAGTGATGGATCCTAAGCACCCAGTGACTCGTCTTCTAATTAAGGACTACGATCACCGATTGTGCCACCCTGGTCCAGGACGTGTGTTTGCTGAGATGCGACGTTCTCTTTGGATTCTGAGAGGACGTGAAGCAATTAAACGACACCAACGCACCTGCATTGGTTGCCAAAGATGGCGTGCCAAGGCAACACCCCCAAGAATGGCCGACTTACCCCCTGCACGCCTACGACTGTTCAAGCCAGCTTTCCACTCGACAGGAGTAGACTGTTTTGGGCCGCTTACCGTGAAGCTCGGACGTCGTCAAGAGAAAAGGTGGGGAATCATCTACAAGTGCCTCACAACAAGAGCAGTTCACTTAGATCTCCTACCAAGTATAGACACAGATGCCTTCCTCATGAGTATGAGGAGGTTTGTGGCTAGAAGGGGTACACCCGCTGAACTGTATTCAGATCAGGGGACGAATTTCCGTGGTGGGGAAAGGGAACTCAAGgaagcttttcagcttatgggtCCTGAGCTGCGCCACCAATTAGCTAAGCAGAAGATCTCATTTCACTTCAATCCCCCAGCCTCTCCTCACTTCGGAGGTGCATGGGAGAGGGAAGTTCGATCTGTGAAAGTAGCACTCCGTTCCGCTCTGGGCAGCCAAACTGTTACAGAGGAGGTTCTAGCCACTGTCTTGATAGAAGTGGAGGCCATTCTGAACGCTAAGCCTTTAGGATACACCTCCTCCAGTATTTTAGATCCTGATCCAATCACCCCAAATCACCTCCTCATGGGGCGGCCAGATGGTTCCTTACCACAAGTTGTCTACCCAGCAGCTGAGCTACTGAGTCGGAGGCGGTGGCGCCACAGTCAGGTCCTTGCCGATCGTTTCTGGACTGCCTTTATTAAGGATTACCTACCTACATTGCAGTACCGGCAGAAGTGGCATAGCTTGGTACCGACTCTTGCAGTTGGATCAGTAGTCATGGTAGTAGATCACCAACTTCCCAGGGGCGACTGGCCGATTGGTCAAGTCACTAAGGTATTCCCGGGCAGCGACGGCCAAGTACGGACTGTAGAGGTGAAGATCAAGGACAGAGTATACACGAGACCTGTGGTGAAGTTGATcgtcctccctgagcttccATCTGATGAAGAATCCCGACCGAGTACCATCTAG